ACCAGGTCGGAccaaaccccataaaacccgCGGCGCGGGCGGTGCCGCCCCACACCGGCAGTgtcggcagcagcagcagcgggacTCTCGTCATGTCTGGCCGGGGCAAGGGCGGCAAGGGGCTCGGCAAGGGCGGCGCCAAGCGCCACCGCAAGGTGCTGCGCGACAACATCCAGGGCATCACCAAGCCGGCCATCCGCCGCCTGGCTCGGCGCGGCGGCGTCAAGCGCATCTCGGGGCTGATCTACGAGGAGACGCGCGGCGTGCTCAAGGTCTTCCTGGAGAATGTGATCCGCGACGCCGTCACCTACACGGAGCACGCCAAGAGGAAGACGGTCACGGCCATGGACGTGGTCTACGCCCTCAAGCGCCAGGGTCGCACTCTCTACGGCTTCGGCGGCTAAAGCCTCGCTCACTTGCCGGACCGCcgccacaaaaaccccaaaggctCTTTTAAGAGCCACCCACCTAGTCCTTGAAAAGAGCTGTATTACGATGTTACAAGATCTAAGCATGAAAGCAATGCTACTGTTAAGTATTTCCAAAGTTGTTAATGAAATGCTACTAATGTTTATGAGAGCTCTCAAATGCGTCAGTTCGCTGTTAACATGGAATTTGTTAAATGCGGTGGTTCTTTTGAGTTCCAAATCCTCTTATAAAAATTGCATCGAATGCTCTTTGAATAAatttaaatgtgtattttcGCAATGTCCACCGATTTAAACAATTATGTAAAATGTTATTCCAT
This Agelaius phoeniceus isolate bAgePho1 chromosome 5, bAgePho1.hap1, whole genome shotgun sequence DNA region includes the following protein-coding sequences:
- the LOC129119921 gene encoding histone H4, with amino-acid sequence MSGRGKGGKGLGKGGAKRHRKVLRDNIQGITKPAIRRLARRGGVKRISGLIYEETRGVLKVFLENVIRDAVTYTEHAKRKTVTAMDVVYALKRQGRTLYGFGG